In a genomic window of Verrucomicrobiota bacterium:
- a CDS encoding Fic family protein: protein MNSFRNHRLRDLAVPMSTAWLLNDIAEAKGRQELYTRQSPQVLKALREMALIQSTESSNRIEGVTVAADRLRPLVLGNTKPRDRSEQEVQGYRLALNEIHTRHERMSITPETLKRLHALCQSASGDAGQFKRIDNEVVELRAGAAPVIRFKCVSAKQTPAAVDELCLLYRHALDQDNIPPLIAITALILDFLCIHPFRDGNGRVSRLLTLLALYQHGYEVGRYISLERLVEQSKEDYYEVLNRSSHRWHEGKHELTPWMNLLLAVIRRGYAEFEQRAGQVKAPRGAKTGLVQAAIEAQSGPFRVSDIQHACPGVSLDMIRQVLKNLRGSKVECLGRGQNAQWRKLANG from the coding sequence ATGAACTCTTTTCGCAACCATCGTCTGCGTGACCTCGCCGTGCCGATGAGCACCGCCTGGCTGCTCAATGACATCGCCGAGGCGAAGGGTAGGCAGGAGCTTTACACCCGCCAGTCGCCGCAAGTGTTGAAGGCACTGCGCGAGATGGCGCTCATCCAAAGCACCGAATCCTCCAACCGCATCGAGGGTGTCACGGTTGCCGCCGACCGCCTGCGTCCGCTGGTTCTGGGCAACACCAAGCCGCGTGACCGCTCGGAACAGGAAGTGCAGGGCTACCGACTGGCGTTGAACGAAATCCACACCCGGCACGAGAGAATGTCCATTACCCCGGAAACCCTTAAACGCCTCCACGCACTTTGCCAGTCTGCCAGCGGCGACGCCGGACAGTTCAAACGCATTGATAACGAGGTGGTCGAACTCCGGGCTGGCGCTGCGCCGGTCATCCGTTTCAAATGCGTTTCGGCGAAGCAAACGCCCGCCGCCGTGGATGAACTCTGCCTGCTCTATCGCCACGCGCTGGACCAGGACAACATTCCGCCGCTCATTGCCATCACCGCGCTGATTCTCGACTTTCTCTGCATTCACCCATTTCGCGACGGCAACGGTCGCGTCTCGCGTCTGCTCACGCTGCTGGCGCTTTACCAGCACGGCTACGAAGTCGGGCGTTACATCAGCCTCGAACGTCTCGTCGAGCAGTCCAAAGAGGATTACTACGAAGTCCTCAACCGCAGTTCCCATCGCTGGCATGAAGGCAAACACGAGTTGACGCCGTGGATGAACTTGCTGCTCGCCGTCATCCGCCGTGGCTACGCCGAGTTCGAGCAGCGCGCCGGGCAGGTCAAAGCGCCACGCGGCGCGAAGACGGGTCTGGTTCAGGCTGCGATTGAGGCGCAATCCGGTCCGTTCCGCGTCAGCGACATTCAGCACGCGTGTCCGGGTGTCAGCCTCGACATGATCCGTCAGGTCTTGAAGAACCTTCGCGGTTCAAAGGTCGAGTGCCTCGGACGCGGTCAGAACGCGCAATGGCGAAAGTTGGCAAATGGGTAA
- the icd gene encoding NADP-dependent isocitrate dehydrogenase: protein MAYKDITPPAGGKISIINGQLNVPDQPVIPFIRGDGTGADIWAASVRVFDAAVEKAYGGKRKIAWFEVFAGEESFKRFNNWLPDDTVAAFREYLVGIKGPLTTPVGGGIRSLNVALRQMLDLYVCLRPVQYFSGVPSPVKHPEKVNMVIFRENTEDIYAGIEFVGGSPEAQKMLDFIAKEFPKDFNKIRFGTAAKAEEYIKLEGAGGDAKVCVGIGIKAVSQLGTVRLVKAAIEYALREKRRSVTFVHKGNIMKYTEGAFRDWGYAAAEKLFGNRVYTWAQYDITKKEKGEAAANEEQKQALASGRLLVKDAIADITLQQVLTRPDDFDVIATLNLNGDYLSDALAAQVGGIGIAPGGNINYVTGHAIFEATHGTAPKYANKDLVNPGSVILSGEMMFRHLGWNEAADLILKGLNGAIVSKKVTYDFARQMQGASEIKCSQFGDNIIAHM from the coding sequence ATGGCATACAAAGACATTACTCCGCCTGCGGGTGGAAAAATCAGTATCATTAACGGACAACTCAACGTGCCCGATCAACCCGTCATTCCGTTCATTCGCGGTGACGGCACGGGGGCCGATATTTGGGCGGCCAGCGTGCGCGTGTTCGACGCCGCCGTGGAAAAGGCCTATGGCGGCAAACGCAAGATCGCTTGGTTTGAAGTCTTTGCCGGCGAGGAATCCTTTAAACGCTTTAACAACTGGCTTCCCGATGACACCGTTGCGGCGTTCCGGGAATACCTCGTCGGGATCAAGGGTCCGCTGACCACCCCGGTGGGCGGCGGCATCCGCTCGCTGAATGTCGCGCTGCGGCAAATGCTCGATCTCTACGTCTGTTTGCGCCCCGTGCAGTATTTTTCCGGCGTGCCCAGCCCGGTGAAACATCCGGAGAAGGTCAACATGGTCATCTTCCGCGAAAACACCGAGGATATTTATGCCGGCATTGAATTCGTCGGCGGTTCGCCGGAAGCCCAGAAGATGCTGGACTTCATCGCCAAGGAATTTCCGAAGGATTTCAACAAGATTCGTTTCGGCACCGCCGCCAAGGCGGAGGAATACATCAAGCTGGAAGGTGCGGGCGGAGATGCCAAAGTGTGCGTCGGCATTGGCATCAAGGCCGTTTCCCAGTTGGGCACCGTGCGCCTCGTCAAAGCCGCCATCGAATATGCCCTGCGCGAAAAACGCCGCAGTGTGACCTTTGTTCACAAAGGCAACATCATGAAATACACGGAAGGGGCCTTCCGTGATTGGGGGTATGCCGCCGCGGAAAAACTCTTTGGCAACCGGGTTTATACCTGGGCTCAGTATGACATTACCAAAAAGGAAAAGGGTGAAGCCGCCGCCAACGAAGAGCAAAAGCAGGCGTTGGCCTCGGGCCGGCTGTTGGTCAAGGACGCCATCGCAGACATCACCTTGCAGCAGGTCCTCACCCGTCCCGATGATTTCGATGTGATTGCCACGCTGAACCTCAATGGTGATTACCTCAGTGACGCCTTGGCGGCCCAGGTGGGTGGCATTGGCATCGCCCCTGGCGGCAATATTAATTACGTCACCGGCCACGCCATCTTTGAAGCCACGCACGGCACCGCTCCCAAGTACGCCAACAAAGACCTCGTCAATCCCGGTTCGGTGATTCTCTCCGGCGAAATGATGTTCCGCCACCTGGGCTGGAACGAAGCCGCCGACTTGATTCTCAAGGGCCTCAATGGCGCGATTGTCAGCAAAAAGGTGACCTATGATTTCGCCCGCCAGATGCAAGGCGCTTCCGAAATCAAGTGCTCCCAATTCGGCGATAACATCATTGCCCACATGTAA
- the dxs gene encoding 1-deoxy-D-xylulose-5-phosphate synthase, producing the protein MSRYLEMVNSPAHVKKLTPEQRLQLADEIRQELINGLAKHGGHLGPNLGVVELTVAMHTVFSTPKDKFLWDVSHQVYVHKLLTGRRDRFDTIRTTNGLCGFASRAESEHDCYGAGHAGTALSAGLGMCAARDKRGSDEHVVCVFGDAALTNGVSYEALNNIAHTTKRFIGILNDNEWSIAKNVGAIAGYLNTLITHPRYNQLQRDFAAWVKRLPKGQIALKIGQKAEEALKGVVSGVTLDKNTSLLIADSDGRGGFGSSLIFEELGIRYLGPIDGHNLPLLISTLEFAKTCDHPIVLHVLTQKGRGYEAAIKFPEKFHGTGPYDVATGNAVGGKTGGPLNYHEVFGQSLVKMCQKDNTLVGITAAMPSGTGLKMLEKVMPDRYYDVGIAEEHAVIFAAGMATMGFHPFVAIYSTFLQRAFDCIHHDVCLQDLPVTFCMDRAGLSCNDGPTHHGLFDIAYLRCLPNVIAMAPKDEDEFADMLFTASHEKHPTFIRYPRGAGEGVPIKNQPKLLEIGKAEVIQNYANNGGRKVALFGLGNLLSMARQAAQLLAREGYDCAIINPRFTKPLDAGITEFFGRAAEVVVTLEDHTIVGGYGSAVLEALSEKGVPTPVVRIGWPDVFVEHASTVEYLREKYGLTALQTVARVKEALAQNHKTRITVAV; encoded by the coding sequence ATGAGCCGTTATCTTGAAATGGTGAACAGCCCTGCCCACGTGAAAAAGTTGACGCCGGAACAACGGCTGCAACTGGCCGATGAAATTCGGCAGGAATTAATCAACGGCCTGGCCAAGCATGGCGGCCATTTGGGACCCAACCTGGGCGTGGTCGAGTTGACCGTGGCCATGCATACCGTCTTTTCCACACCCAAGGATAAGTTTCTCTGGGATGTCAGCCACCAGGTCTATGTCCATAAATTGCTCACCGGCCGCCGCGACCGGTTTGACACCATTCGCACCACCAATGGGCTGTGCGGGTTTGCCAGCCGGGCGGAGAGTGAACACGATTGTTACGGTGCGGGTCATGCCGGCACCGCGCTCTCTGCGGGGTTGGGCATGTGCGCGGCGCGGGATAAACGCGGCAGTGACGAGCATGTGGTCTGCGTGTTTGGCGACGCGGCGTTGACCAACGGCGTCTCCTATGAGGCGTTGAACAACATCGCCCACACCACCAAGCGCTTCATCGGCATTCTCAATGATAATGAATGGAGCATTGCCAAGAATGTCGGTGCCATCGCCGGCTACTTGAACACCTTGATCACGCATCCGCGCTACAACCAGTTGCAGCGTGACTTTGCGGCTTGGGTCAAGCGGTTGCCCAAAGGGCAAATCGCCCTGAAGATCGGCCAAAAGGCCGAGGAAGCCTTGAAGGGCGTGGTGAGCGGGGTGACGTTGGATAAGAATACGAGTTTATTGATCGCCGATTCGGATGGTCGCGGCGGTTTCGGCAGCAGCCTGATTTTTGAAGAGCTGGGTATCCGGTACCTGGGCCCGATTGACGGGCATAATCTGCCGTTGTTGATCAGCACCCTGGAGTTTGCCAAGACGTGTGATCACCCGATTGTGTTGCATGTCCTGACCCAAAAGGGCAGGGGATACGAAGCGGCCATCAAGTTCCCGGAAAAATTTCACGGCACGGGCCCGTACGATGTCGCCACCGGCAATGCGGTGGGCGGCAAGACGGGCGGCCCACTCAATTATCACGAGGTGTTCGGGCAGTCGCTCGTCAAAATGTGCCAGAAGGATAACACCCTGGTGGGCATCACGGCGGCCATGCCCAGCGGCACCGGGCTCAAGATGCTCGAAAAGGTCATGCCCGATCGGTATTACGATGTCGGCATCGCCGAAGAGCACGCCGTGATTTTTGCGGCGGGCATGGCCACCATGGGTTTTCATCCCTTTGTCGCCATTTATTCCACCTTCTTGCAGCGCGCCTTTGATTGCATTCATCACGATGTCTGCCTCCAGGATTTGCCGGTCACCTTTTGCATGGACCGCGCCGGGCTCTCTTGCAACGATGGCCCAACCCATCACGGGCTGTTTGATATTGCGTATTTGCGCTGTCTGCCCAATGTCATCGCCATGGCGCCGAAGGATGAGGATGAATTCGCCGATATGCTGTTCACCGCCTCCCACGAGAAGCACCCCACCTTTATCCGCTATCCGCGCGGGGCGGGCGAGGGAGTCCCAATCAAAAATCAGCCGAAATTGTTGGAGATCGGCAAGGCGGAAGTCATTCAAAACTATGCCAACAACGGCGGGCGCAAGGTCGCCTTGTTTGGTTTGGGGAACCTCTTGAGCATGGCGCGGCAGGCGGCTCAACTACTGGCTCGGGAGGGGTATGACTGTGCCATCATCAATCCCCGTTTCACCAAGCCGCTCGATGCCGGGATCACCGAGTTCTTTGGCCGTGCCGCCGAGGTGGTCGTCACCTTGGAGGATCACACCATCGTGGGTGGGTACGGCAGCGCGGTGCTGGAGGCACTCTCGGAGAAAGGCGTCCCGACGCCTGTGGTGCGCATTGGTTGGCCGGATGTTTTTGTGGAACATGCCAGCACGGTGGAGTACCTGCGCGAGAAATACGGCCTGACCGCGCTCCAAACCGTGGCCCGGGTCAAGGAAGCCCTGGCCCAAAATCATAAAACGCGAATAACTGTTGCAGTTTGA
- a CDS encoding FAD-dependent oxidoreductase: MKLKVIHFHGIVAAAFLFAGRPVFPAASNQIDGAAVRAEVIVYGGTPGGVMTAVAAARHGHTVALVDINQHVGGVVSGGLVSTDIGDRKTVGGLADEFFKRVGKYYGDKYGTTSPQFKACRDGIIFEPHVAELVFEQMLKETGKVTLWRNHRYRAVEHDAGRITALVAEIPGQTGSNVTRTFNGDVFVDASYEGDLMAGAHVPCRVGRESRAEFGEYLAGISAGPRELRGLGDHRTMAYNYRVCVTSNTANRVLFPKPENYDPEPFRRTDGERARKGTATGFGSFFTTVEKAGPNGTYDANWCDFPGNSEGYAEGSWETRARLAARERDYFLSRLYYLQNGEDLPEAFRTATRTWGLSKDEFADNGHFPFQLYVREARRMVGRYVLRENDLTQDRFKPDGICAGSYGVDCHTIQYLMHDGKLDLDHTRHVAVHNYAIPYASLTPFEPGNLLVPVCLSATHVAYCSLRMEPVFMMLGHAAGDAAHLSIVGKTTVQAVPVEQLRELLRQEQAILDSNYQPPVTIVWTPAHPKVGELVKFSVQTGVLKEALKRVWWDFAGNGTVSAQGNQVEHRFTLDKVYSVSLLVEDAAGNRRLIPAEVPVGLATARDLTMDDFDAELFGRWNAAYPEIILGPGQRLPDVFFGPGVNYDVVYKGKKAPARARFQPAIPRSGRYEVCLGFRTARNQATNVPVLVRCGSGSKKLTVDQRKETTPFNFNSLGEFQWQAGDSGFVEVTNGNTDGRVAIDGVRWVWIGE, encoded by the coding sequence ATGAAACTCAAAGTTATCCATTTTCATGGAATAGTTGCTGCCGCATTTTTATTTGCGGGTCGTCCGGTGTTTCCGGCTGCCTCCAACCAGATTGATGGTGCTGCGGTGCGCGCGGAAGTAATCGTGTATGGCGGCACCCCTGGTGGGGTGATGACCGCTGTGGCCGCCGCCCGGCACGGGCATACGGTCGCGCTGGTGGATATCAACCAGCACGTCGGCGGCGTCGTCAGCGGCGGCTTGGTGTCCACGGACATTGGCGACCGCAAAACGGTCGGCGGCTTGGCGGATGAATTCTTCAAGCGAGTGGGGAAGTACTACGGAGACAAGTACGGCACCACTTCCCCGCAGTTCAAGGCCTGCCGGGATGGAATCATCTTTGAACCGCATGTGGCCGAACTGGTGTTTGAACAGATGCTCAAGGAAACAGGCAAAGTGACGCTCTGGCGGAATCACCGGTACCGGGCCGTCGAACATGACGCAGGGCGCATTACTGCATTGGTGGCAGAAATTCCCGGCCAGACCGGCTCCAATGTCACGCGCACGTTCAATGGGGATGTGTTTGTAGATGCCAGTTATGAGGGGGATCTGATGGCTGGCGCGCATGTGCCGTGCCGGGTCGGGCGCGAGAGCCGCGCGGAGTTTGGCGAATACCTTGCCGGTATTAGCGCCGGCCCCAGGGAGTTGCGCGGCTTGGGGGATCATCGCACGATGGCCTACAATTATCGCGTCTGTGTCACCTCCAACACCGCCAACCGCGTATTGTTTCCGAAACCGGAGAATTACGATCCAGAGCCGTTTCGCCGAACTGACGGCGAGCGCGCCCGGAAAGGCACCGCCACCGGTTTTGGCAGTTTCTTCACGACCGTCGAAAAAGCCGGGCCCAATGGAACCTATGACGCCAATTGGTGTGATTTTCCCGGCAACAGCGAGGGCTATGCCGAGGGCAGTTGGGAAACCCGCGCGCGCCTCGCCGCACGCGAGCGGGACTATTTTCTCAGTCGGCTTTATTATCTGCAAAATGGCGAGGATTTGCCGGAAGCCTTTCGCACGGCAACCCGCACCTGGGGATTGTCCAAAGATGAGTTTGCCGATAACGGTCACTTTCCGTTTCAGCTATATGTGCGCGAGGCGCGTCGCATGGTCGGTCGGTATGTGCTGCGCGAGAACGATCTCACTCAGGACCGCTTCAAGCCGGACGGCATCTGCGCCGGCAGTTACGGGGTGGATTGCCACACGATCCAATACCTGATGCATGACGGGAAGCTCGATCTGGACCATACTCGCCATGTGGCGGTGCATAATTACGCCATCCCTTATGCGAGTCTCACCCCGTTTGAACCAGGCAACCTGTTGGTGCCGGTATGCCTCTCCGCCACCCATGTGGCCTATTGTTCATTGCGGATGGAGCCGGTGTTCATGATGCTCGGCCATGCTGCCGGTGACGCGGCCCACCTGTCCATCGTTGGAAAAACCACCGTGCAAGCTGTGCCCGTGGAACAATTGCGCGAACTGTTGCGCCAAGAACAGGCGATCCTGGATTCCAACTATCAGCCACCCGTAACCATCGTGTGGACCCCGGCTCATCCCAAAGTGGGTGAATTGGTGAAATTTTCCGTGCAGACGGGAGTGCTGAAAGAAGCGCTCAAGCGCGTCTGGTGGGATTTCGCCGGCAATGGAACCGTCTCTGCTCAAGGGAACCAGGTGGAACACCGGTTCACCCTCGATAAAGTGTATAGTGTGAGCCTGCTGGTGGAAGACGCTGCTGGCAACCGCCGCCTGATCCCAGCAGAGGTGCCGGTGGGGTTGGCCACTGCGCGTGACCTGACGATGGACGACTTTGACGCGGAACTGTTTGGCCGCTGGAATGCGGCGTACCCGGAAATCATCCTCGGGCCCGGCCAACGTCTGCCGGATGTTTTCTTCGGCCCGGGCGTCAATTACGACGTGGTTTACAAAGGGAAAAAGGCTCCGGCACGCGCACGGTTCCAACCGGCAATACCTCGCTCCGGACGCTATGAAGTCTGCCTCGGCTTTCGTACGGCACGCAATCAGGCCACCAATGTGCCCGTTCTGGTTCGTTGCGGCAGTGGCTCCAAAAAATTAACGGTGGATCAACGCAAGGAAACCACGCCATTCAATTTCAACTCCTTGGGCGAGTTTCAGTGGCAGGCGGGCGACAGCGGCTTTGTGGAAGTCACCAATGGCAACACCGACGGACGGGTGGCCATTGATGGGGTGCGTTGGGTTTGGATCGGGGAATAA
- a CDS encoding Wadjet anti-phage system protein JetD domain-containing protein: protein MYSPVLQTLVAQYTRSKAGRTGAVDRDWLMDFRALLRLAGCEDGEARVQAVCDLEMAERKGVIQVERHRRDRELIERIRLPLAQEAALFTLLGLLSPTHRRQEFSRQFALARYAAVPEPWRERWQTFCREYELAALQGTVTTPFSCDDPAGNAELLELLPKLLAWPGESLLRFASCVLCQDSKRLEQLSGRLAAALQQLSHGEIASLDDLGLVENPRTVLLHGPLRLDLRGQWLDLGRLRGASRISQMDIEAAALVEINARRCITIENETSFHELAKLQCGDLLIQTSYPGSGTRALLQRLPDVLEYWHFGDADADGFAILNQLRTITGKPFRSLHMRFRAEPCGPKLLPDDLRKLQKMIKSDSLGPERVELEAMLAAGHKGAFEQESLGRPVLAQFPFYAVAEVHLRELI from the coding sequence ATGTACTCTCCGGTATTGCAGACCCTGGTTGCTCAATATACCCGCTCCAAAGCCGGACGCACCGGGGCAGTGGATCGCGATTGGCTGATGGACTTTCGCGCGCTGTTGCGCTTGGCGGGATGTGAGGATGGCGAGGCGCGGGTTCAAGCGGTGTGCGATCTTGAAATGGCCGAGCGCAAGGGGGTGATCCAGGTGGAACGGCATCGACGCGACCGTGAGTTGATCGAACGCATTCGCCTGCCGCTGGCTCAGGAGGCGGCCTTGTTCACGTTGCTTGGCCTGCTATCGCCGACCCATCGCCGCCAGGAATTTTCCCGGCAATTTGCGCTGGCCCGGTATGCCGCTGTGCCGGAGCCGTGGCGTGAGCGCTGGCAGACCTTTTGCCGGGAATACGAACTCGCTGCGTTGCAAGGAACGGTCACTACCCCGTTTTCCTGCGATGACCCTGCCGGCAATGCCGAGTTATTGGAGTTGCTGCCCAAACTTCTGGCATGGCCGGGAGAATCGTTACTGCGGTTTGCCAGTTGTGTGTTGTGCCAGGACTCGAAACGCCTTGAACAATTATCCGGACGTTTGGCCGCGGCCTTGCAGCAACTAAGTCACGGGGAGATCGCTTCCCTGGATGATTTGGGCTTGGTCGAAAATCCCCGGACTGTTTTATTGCATGGCCCCTTGCGTCTGGATTTGCGTGGGCAGTGGCTGGACTTGGGCCGGTTGCGTGGCGCGTCCCGGATTTCGCAGATGGACATTGAAGCGGCGGCACTCGTCGAAATCAACGCTCGCCGATGCATCACCATCGAAAACGAAACGTCCTTCCACGAATTGGCCAAGTTGCAGTGTGGCGACCTGCTCATTCAAACCAGCTATCCGGGTTCCGGCACCCGGGCCTTGCTGCAACGTCTGCCGGACGTCTTGGAATATTGGCACTTTGGTGATGCCGATGCCGATGGGTTTGCCATCTTGAATCAGTTGCGGACCATCACGGGGAAACCGTTTCGCAGTCTGCACATGCGTTTCCGCGCTGAACCGTGTGGACCAAAGTTGCTGCCGGACGATCTTCGCAAGCTCCAAAAGATGATAAAAAGTGATTCCCTTGGTCCAGAGCGGGTGGAACTTGAAGCCATGCTCGCTGCCGGACACAAGGGCGCTTTTGAACAGGAAAGTTTAGGCCGGCCAGTATTGGCGCAGTTTCCGTTTTACGCGGTCGCCGAAGTCCACCTTCGTGAATTGATATGA
- the xseB gene encoding exodeoxyribonuclease VII small subunit yields the protein MSKPAKNNDTAKLAPDQLPYEEALRRLETIVEAMEAEDLPLESLVARYEEGVRLAQSCQRTLADAELKIKQLEQNAAGELQLKPVVLAENPSGD from the coding sequence ATGTCGAAACCTGCTAAAAACAACGACACCGCGAAGTTGGCTCCGGATCAACTTCCGTATGAAGAGGCGCTGCGGCGTCTGGAGACCATCGTTGAGGCGATGGAAGCGGAAGATTTGCCGTTGGAGAGTTTGGTCGCCCGCTACGAGGAAGGGGTGCGCCTGGCGCAATCGTGCCAGCGCACGCTGGCCGACGCGGAGTTGAAAATCAAACAACTGGAGCAGAATGCCGCCGGAGAATTGCAGCTCAAGCCGGTCGTGCTGGCGGAAAACCCCTCGGGGGACTGA
- a CDS encoding virulence RhuM family protein, producing MSNSEQPTPPAKGQFLVYATEDGQVKIDVRLEGETAWLTQAHMADLFQTTQQNVSLHLQNIYAEGELHFAATHKDFLLVRREGSRDVQRRVEFYNLDAIISVGYRVKSAVATRFRIWATQKLKEFIVKGFVLDDERLKNPNQPFDYFDELLRRIQDIRTSERRFYQKITDIYATSIDYDPTQPESIAFFQTVQNKMHWAITGQTAAEIIHTRADSAKPNMGLTNWRGAKVRKEDVVIAKNYLNEPELAALNNLVEQYLVFAEGQAMRRVPMHMKDWITKLHGFLTINDRNILTHAGKISHEMARELAEAEYDKFNRQRIQQADAADGEFEKAIKQLPPPPKRNKGGKKEMR from the coding sequence ATGAGCAATTCGGAACAACCCACCCCACCGGCAAAGGGACAGTTCCTCGTCTATGCCACGGAAGACGGACAGGTGAAAATTGACGTCCGGCTGGAAGGGGAGACCGCGTGGCTGACCCAAGCCCACATGGCCGATCTCTTCCAGACCACCCAGCAGAACGTCAGCCTGCACCTGCAGAACATCTATGCGGAGGGCGAATTGCATTTCGCCGCAACTCACAAGGATTTCTTGTTAGTTCGCCGGGAAGGGAGCCGGGACGTCCAGCGGCGGGTGGAATTCTACAATCTCGACGCCATTATCTCAGTCGGGTACCGGGTGAAAAGCGCGGTGGCCACCCGCTTTCGCATCTGGGCTACGCAAAAGCTCAAAGAATTCATTGTCAAAGGCTTTGTGCTCGACGACGAACGCCTGAAAAATCCCAATCAGCCGTTCGATTACTTCGACGAACTGCTCCGGCGCATCCAGGACATCCGCACCTCCGAGCGGCGGTTTTACCAAAAGATTACCGATATTTACGCCACCAGCATTGATTACGATCCCACCCAGCCAGAGAGCATTGCGTTCTTCCAGACGGTGCAAAACAAGATGCACTGGGCCATCACTGGCCAGACAGCGGCGGAGATTATCCATACCCGCGCCGACAGCGCCAAGCCCAACATGGGCCTGACCAACTGGCGCGGCGCGAAGGTGCGCAAGGAAGACGTGGTCATCGCCAAAAACTACCTCAATGAGCCGGAATTGGCCGCCCTGAACAACCTCGTCGAGCAATACCTTGTCTTTGCCGAAGGCCAGGCCATGCGCCGTGTGCCCATGCACATGAAGGACTGGATCACCAAGCTCCACGGCTTCCTCACCATCAACGACCGTAATATACTCACCCACGCTGGCAAAATCTCCCATGAGATGGCCAGGGAACTGGCCGAGGCGGAATATGATAAATTCAACCGCCAGCGCATCCAGCAGGCCGATGCGGCCGACGGGGAATTTGAAAAAGCCATCAAACAACTCCCGCCGCCACCCAAACGGAACAAGGGCGGTAAGAAGGAAATGAGATGA